A part of Streptomyces sp. NBC_01210 genomic DNA contains:
- a CDS encoding adenylate kinase yields the protein MHVVLIGPPGFGKGTQARHFAERLGIPSISSGDLFRAHFRDGTLLGRQAKKYMDSGALVPDHITMAMVKARIAAEDAAAGFLLDGFPRNVHQAVLLDGMLAVQGRRLDHVLALKVSTTEVERRLAGRRACQSCNLVVNVNFAPPRVSGACDTCGGRLIRREGDRERIIRRRLAACTERTAPLLVRYAALGILANVDAVGPVEDVRARILAAVPALAGAGA from the coding sequence ATGCACGTAGTCCTGATAGGCCCGCCCGGATTCGGAAAAGGAACCCAGGCCCGCCATTTCGCAGAACGGTTGGGCATTCCGTCGATTTCCAGTGGTGACCTGTTCCGAGCCCATTTCCGCGACGGCACGCTCCTCGGACGCCAGGCCAAGAAGTACATGGACTCCGGGGCTCTGGTGCCGGATCACATCACGATGGCGATGGTGAAGGCGCGCATCGCCGCGGAGGACGCAGCAGCAGGGTTCCTGCTGGACGGGTTCCCGCGCAATGTGCACCAGGCGGTACTCCTGGATGGGATGCTGGCCGTGCAGGGAAGACGACTCGATCACGTGCTGGCCCTCAAAGTCTCCACCACCGAGGTCGAGCGCCGTCTGGCAGGACGGCGGGCCTGTCAGTCCTGCAACCTGGTCGTGAACGTGAATTTCGCCCCGCCCCGGGTGTCCGGAGCCTGCGACACATGCGGCGGTCGGCTGATCAGACGAGAGGGCGACCGCGAGCGCATCATCCGGCGTCGACTGGCCGCTTGCACCGAGCGGACAGCCCCCCTGCTCGTGCGGTACGCAGCGCTGGGCATCCTGGCCAACGTGGATGCCGTCGGCCCGGTGGAGGATGTCAGAGCACGCATACTTGCCGCCGTGCCTGCCCTGGCCGGTGCAGGTGCATAG
- a CDS encoding AMP-binding enzyme, protein MATTSPPSRWNALWSPHSKVAEGAVVGAADQTTGQAIVAFVILRGSASEDQNLVNHLRIHVGQALGAIAKAKRITLVAELPKTSSGKIMRRLLRDVAENRQLGDVTRRRLTPTAAVGRDRTSTPNGRDRCT, encoded by the coding sequence GTCGCCGCACTCCAAGGTCGCCGAGGGAGCCGTCGTCGGCGCCGCCGACCAGACCACCGGCCAGGCCATCGTCGCCTTCGTCATCCTCCGCGGCTCCGCCAGCGAGGACCAAAACCTCGTCAACCACCTGCGCATACACGTCGGGCAGGCGTTGGGTGCCATCGCGAAAGCCAAGCGGATCACGCTGGTCGCCGAGCTCCCCAAGACCAGCTCCGGCAAGATCATGCGCCGCCTCCTCCGCGATGTGGCCGAGAACCGCCAGCTCGGCGACGTCACCCGGCGACGGCTGACACCGACGGCGGCAGTCGGCAGAGACAGAACCTCAACCCCGAACGGGAGAGATCGATGCACGTAG